The Halosimplex litoreum genome has a window encoding:
- a CDS encoding DNA-directed RNA polymerase subunit K, whose translation MSQSYNRYEKARIIGARALQVAYGAPVLVDTEQTQPILIAAEEYDSGALPFTVRRGER comes from the coding sequence ATGAGCCAATCGTACAACCGCTACGAGAAAGCCCGCATCATCGGCGCGCGAGCGCTGCAGGTAGCCTACGGGGCGCCCGTGCTCGTCGACACCGAGCAGACCCAGCCCATCCTGATCGCCGCCGAGGAGTACGACTCCGGTGCACTGCCGTTCACCGTCCGTCGGGGTGAGCGATGA
- a CDS encoding 30S ribosomal protein S13 has product MSAEDQDPDEEEEDIRYFVRIGQTDLDGTKSVERSLTDMNGIGHRAARIIAEEAGIDRRAVFGKLDEEDIDEIVALVEGFAEEAPEWLVNHRNDFFAGDSTHETGTDLEMSRRQDINRMKMIDSYKGVRHKRGQKVRGQRTKSTGRSEGTIGVNVEAIKEEQAEAAEAEGDDE; this is encoded by the coding sequence ATGAGTGCAGAAGACCAAGACCCGGACGAGGAAGAGGAGGACATCCGCTACTTCGTCCGAATCGGCCAGACCGACCTCGACGGCACGAAGTCCGTCGAGCGGTCGCTCACCGACATGAACGGTATCGGCCATCGCGCGGCCCGCATCATCGCCGAGGAGGCCGGCATCGACCGCCGGGCTGTCTTCGGCAAACTCGACGAGGAGGACATCGACGAGATCGTCGCCCTCGTGGAGGGCTTCGCCGAGGAGGCGCCCGAGTGGCTCGTCAACCACCGGAACGACTTCTTCGCCGGCGACAGCACCCACGAGACGGGGACCGACCTCGAGATGTCCCGCCGTCAGGACATCAATCGCATGAAGATGATCGACTCCTACAAGGGCGTCCGGCACAAGCGCGGACAGAAGGTCCGCGGTCAGCGCACCAAGTCCACCGGTCGCTCCGAGGGCACCATCGGCGTCAACGTCGAGGCCATCAAAGAAGAGCAGGCCGAGGCGGCCGAAGCCGAGGGGGATGACGAATAA
- a CDS encoding DNA-directed RNA polymerase subunit N, whose translation MMVPVRCFTCGNVVGEHWEEFKARTREAEEPEDPEKVLDDLGVERHCCRRMLVSHKDLVDIVAPYQ comes from the coding sequence ATGATGGTCCCGGTCCGGTGTTTCACGTGCGGCAACGTCGTCGGCGAACACTGGGAGGAGTTCAAGGCTCGCACCCGCGAAGCCGAGGAGCCCGAGGACCCGGAGAAGGTCCTCGACGACCTGGGCGTCGAACGGCACTGCTGCCGGCGGATGCTCGTCTCGCACAAGGACCTAGTCGACATCGTCGCACCCTACCAATGA
- a CDS encoding 30S ribosomal protein S11, whose amino-acid sequence MSETQDDKWGIAHVHASFNNTIITITDETGAETLAKSSGGTVVKQNRDEASPYAAMQMAEVVAEEVRAQGVEGVHVRVRGPGGNQQTNPGPGAQATIRALARAGLEIGRIEDVTPIPHDGTRGPKNAGF is encoded by the coding sequence ATGAGCGAGACCCAGGACGACAAGTGGGGTATCGCCCACGTGCACGCATCGTTCAACAACACGATCATCACGATCACCGACGAGACGGGCGCCGAGACGCTCGCCAAGTCCTCGGGCGGGACCGTCGTCAAGCAGAACCGCGACGAGGCCTCGCCGTACGCCGCCATGCAGATGGCCGAGGTCGTCGCCGAGGAAGTCCGAGCGCAGGGCGTCGAAGGAGTTCACGTCCGCGTTCGCGGTCCGGGTGGGAACCAGCAGACCAACCCCGGTCCGGGCGCACAGGCGACCATCCGCGCGCTGGCGCGAGCCGGCCTGGAGATCGGTCGCATCGAGGACGTGACCCCGATCCCGCACGACGGCACCCGCGGTCCCAAGAACGCAGGATTCTAA
- a CDS encoding 50S ribosomal protein L18e — MSKSNPRLSSLIADLKTTARNSGGDVWGDVAERLESPRRTHAEVNLGRIERYAQEDETVVVPGKVLGSGVLQKDVTVAAVDFSGTAEKKIDQVGEAAPLEQVLENNPEGSNVRVIR; from the coding sequence ATGAGCAAGAGCAATCCGAGACTCAGTAGCCTCATCGCTGACCTCAAGACGACCGCCCGCAACTCGGGCGGCGACGTCTGGGGCGACGTGGCCGAGCGCTTAGAGAGTCCGCGGCGCACCCACGCGGAAGTCAACCTGGGTCGCATCGAGCGATACGCCCAGGAAGACGAGACCGTGGTCGTGCCCGGCAAGGTACTCGGCAGTGGCGTCCTGCAGAAGGACGTGACCGTCGCCGCGGTCGACTTCTCCGGCACCGCCGAGAAGAAGATCGACCAGGTCGGCGAGGCGGCACCGCTAGAACAGGTACTCGAGAACAACCCCGAGGGATCGAACGTGCGGGTGATCCGATGA
- a CDS encoding 50S ribosomal protein L13 has protein sequence MSLAEFEADVVVDARDCILGRVASQVAERAMDGERVAVVNAEAAVITGSEDDVIGTFETRRELGSDQGPAYPKRPDGILKRSIRGMVPYKTTRGRDAFENVRVYVGNPYDDDGEVLEGTSLDRLSNIKFVSLGEISEALGANNTW, from the coding sequence ATGAGCCTCGCCGAGTTCGAGGCCGACGTGGTCGTCGACGCACGTGACTGCATCCTCGGTCGCGTCGCCTCACAGGTGGCCGAGCGAGCGATGGACGGCGAGCGCGTCGCGGTGGTCAACGCCGAGGCGGCGGTCATCACCGGGAGCGAAGACGACGTGATCGGCACGTTCGAGACGCGCCGGGAGCTGGGCTCCGACCAGGGGCCGGCCTACCCGAAGCGACCGGACGGCATCCTCAAGCGGTCGATCCGCGGCATGGTGCCCTACAAGACGACGCGCGGTCGCGACGCGTTCGAGAACGTCCGCGTCTACGTGGGCAACCCCTACGACGACGACGGCGAGGTGCTCGAGGGCACCTCGCTGGACCGACTGTCGAACATCAAGTTCGTCTCGCTCGGCGAGATCAGCGAGGCGCTGGGAGCCAACAACACATGGTAA
- a CDS encoding 30S ribosomal protein S4, whose amino-acid sequence MALGSNTKFYETPNHPYQGERISEESALLGQYGLKNKEELWRAQSELRAYRREARKLLGQTETEGAARETEEFLARLKRIGVLDETDSLDDILSLDVTDILERRLQTVVYRKGLANTTSQARQFVSHGHVTVEGQRVTRPSKKVDVSEEGAVEFDSTSPLTDELHPERAEDQ is encoded by the coding sequence ATGGCGCTCGGTAGCAACACCAAGTTCTACGAGACGCCCAACCACCCCTACCAGGGCGAGCGCATCAGCGAGGAGTCCGCCCTGCTCGGCCAGTACGGCCTCAAGAACAAGGAGGAGCTGTGGCGCGCCCAGTCCGAGCTGCGCGCCTACCGTCGGGAGGCCCGGAAGCTGCTGGGCCAGACCGAGACCGAGGGCGCCGCCAGGGAGACCGAGGAGTTCCTCGCTCGCCTGAAGCGCATCGGCGTCCTCGACGAGACGGACTCGCTGGACGACATCCTGTCGCTGGACGTGACGGACATCCTCGAACGGCGGCTGCAGACGGTCGTCTACCGGAAGGGGCTGGCCAACACGACGAGCCAGGCCCGCCAGTTCGTCTCCCACGGTCACGTCACCGTCGAGGGCCAGCGCGTTACCCGCCCCTCGAAGAAGGTCGACGTGAGCGAGGAAGGCGCCGTCGAGTTCGATTCGACGAGCCCGCTGACGGACGAACTCCACCCCGAACGCGCGGAGGACCAATAA
- a CDS encoding 30S ribosomal protein S9: MVTNTSGKKKTAVARATIREGEGRVRINAQPVELTEPELAQLKMLEPFRLADDDLREGVDVEVDVQGGGVMGQADAARTAIARGLVQHTNDAELRDAFMEFDRSLLVNDVRQSESKKWGGPGARARYQKSYR; encoded by the coding sequence ATGGTAACGAACACTTCGGGAAAGAAGAAGACGGCCGTGGCCCGCGCGACGATCCGCGAGGGCGAGGGTCGCGTGCGTATCAACGCACAGCCAGTCGAGTTGACCGAGCCGGAGCTGGCCCAGCTGAAGATGCTCGAACCGTTCCGCCTGGCCGACGACGACCTCCGCGAGGGCGTCGACGTCGAGGTGGACGTGCAGGGTGGCGGCGTGATGGGGCAGGCCGACGCGGCCCGCACCGCCATCGCCCGCGGGCTGGTCCAGCACACCAACGACGCCGAGCTGCGCGACGCCTTCATGGAGTTCGACCGGTCGCTGCTGGTCAACGACGTACGCCAGAGCGAGTCCAAGAAGTGGGGCGGCCCCGGCGCACGGGCCCGCTACCAGAAGTCCTACCGGTGA
- a CDS encoding DNA-directed RNA polymerase subunit D, with the protein MEDYEVEFVERGDREARFLVRGITPAFANGIRRAMVADVPTFSIDELRVVENSSVMFDEQIGLRLGLVPLTTPEGEFEIGDEVTLALDVEGPSREETTETVTAYSGDIVSSDEMVRPANDDIPIIDLKAGQRLEAEADAVLDRGRDHAKHQGGVAVGYRHLQRVEVVGDKGEFADEEPHIIRGVIEEDGELVHTDEFGNDLTQRYPGKEIEVEDVSNAFVFHVETDGSLTVDELVTRAVGSLRDRADELRQSIQL; encoded by the coding sequence ATGGAGGACTACGAGGTCGAGTTCGTCGAACGCGGCGACCGGGAAGCGCGATTCCTGGTGCGGGGGATCACCCCCGCGTTCGCCAACGGCATCCGTCGCGCGATGGTCGCGGACGTGCCCACCTTCTCCATCGACGAGCTTCGCGTCGTGGAGAACTCCAGTGTGATGTTCGACGAGCAGATCGGGCTTCGACTCGGGCTGGTCCCGCTGACCACGCCCGAGGGCGAGTTCGAGATCGGCGACGAAGTGACGCTGGCGCTCGACGTAGAGGGGCCGAGCCGCGAGGAGACGACCGAGACGGTGACGGCCTACTCGGGCGACATCGTCTCCAGCGACGAGATGGTCCGACCCGCCAACGACGACATCCCGATCATCGACCTCAAGGCCGGCCAGCGCCTCGAAGCCGAGGCAGACGCCGTGCTCGACCGGGGTCGAGACCACGCAAAACACCAGGGCGGCGTGGCGGTCGGCTATCGCCACCTCCAGCGCGTCGAGGTCGTCGGTGACAAAGGCGAGTTCGCCGACGAGGAACCGCACATCATCCGCGGCGTGATCGAGGAGGACGGCGAGCTGGTCCACACCGACGAGTTCGGCAACGACCTGACACAGCGCTACCCCGGCAAAGAGATCGAAGTCGAGGACGTGTCCAACGCCTTCGTCTTCCACGTCGAGACCGACGGGTCGCTGACGGTCGACGAACTCGTGACCCGGGCGGTCGGGTCGCTGCGCGACCGCGCGGACGAACTGCGACAGTCGATCCAACTGTAA